A window of the Anoplolepis gracilipes chromosome 11, ASM4749672v1, whole genome shotgun sequence genome harbors these coding sequences:
- the LOC140671012 gene encoding probable G-protein coupled receptor Mth-like 3 isoform X2, whose translation MQTEYKKIDEMFQLIVQNPCPEPMKFVRINLNDDYWAYYKYVFFENGTLYLSYLGQFVESTSYCLAFLNHDEVIAITCTETLTKIMEERNNYTTTVLRPLMDDVLHKKIGFICVVVPFLCMLMLLLVYTILPELHNIHGFMLRQYSSIVSILYLNHLFLKIVKTSNLAYSICIASGLVGYFSSVACNFWLCVMSFDMWWTFRNFSSLKKKANQQENNRKKVLYSIFVWGISFFFVIICIIMDFVPSVPKSMIRPRFQLHTCWFRFGASDKLYNFVPKFSSNVISIILSIHTALKIMRYEKDTVNRLQGAESRCYNENKKWANLYLKLFIMLFIIIAMEIIMATVLDFWIRDYTNLTIFFIVLSIFILKSVKGIGIFILFVCKKTIIQMLLKRFRQNRRYRFKIFKRKGFYNFEHVSHNIEHMNSVEKYKILQNEGMDKEFVQ comes from the exons ATGCAAActgaatataagaaaatagacGAAATGTTTCAATTGATTGTTCAGAATCCGTGCCCAGAACCTATGAAATTTGTACGCATCAATCTTAATGACGATTATTGGGCATATTACAAATACGTTTTTTTCGAAAACGGCACTCTATATCTTTCTTACCTTGGCCAATTCGTCGAATCAACATCCTATTGCCTAGCCTTTTTGAATCATGATGAGGTTATTGCAATTACTTGTACGGAgactttaacaaaaattatggaagaaagaaataattataccaCTACAGTCCTTCGACCGCTGATGGATGATGtgttacacaaaaaaattggTTTTATTTGCGTTGTAGTGCCTTTTCTATGTATGCTGATGTTACTCTTGGTTTACACTATACTACCAGAGCTTCATAATATACATGGTTTCATGTTGCGTCAATACAGCAGTATAGTGTCTATCCTTTACTTGAATCACCTCTTTCTAAAGATAGTCAAAACGAGTAATCTAGCATATTCCATCTGTATTGCAAGTG GTTTAGTTGGCTATTTCAGCTCTGTAGCATGTAATTTCTGGTTATGTGTAATGAGTTTCGATATGTGGTGGACATTTAG AAATTTCAGctcgttaaaaaagaaagcgaACCAACAAGAAAACAACAGAAAAAAAGTCCtatattctatctttgtttggggaatttccttctttttcgTTATTATCTGTATCATCATGGATTTCGTTCCTAGCGTGCCGAAAAGCATGATCAGACCGAGATTTCAGCTCCACACATGTTGGTTTCGAT ttgGTGCGTCGGATAAGTTATACAATTTCGTGCCCAAATTTAGTTCTAATGTTATTAGCATAATTTTATCCATTCATACAGCACTGAAGATCATGCGCTATGAGAAGGACACTGTTAATCGTCTTCAAGGTGCAGAGAGTCGATGTTATAATGAAAACAAGAAATG GGCCAATCTGTatctaaaattgtttataatgttatttattataatagccATGGAGATTATTATGGCGACAGTTTTGGATTTTTGGATTAGGGATTACactaatttaacaatatttttcattgtgttaagtatttttatactgAAATCAGTTAAAGGAATTGGTATTTTCATCTTATTTGTGTgtaagaaaacaattatacaaATGCTGTTAAAGCGTTTTCGTCAGAATCGCCGATATaggttcaaaatttttaaacgtaagggtttttacaattttgagcATGTAAGTCACAATATCGAACACATGAATTCtgtggaaaaatataaaatactgcaAAACGAAGGCATGGACAAAGAATTTGTCCAATGA
- the LOC140671012 gene encoding probable G-protein coupled receptor Mth-like 3 isoform X1 yields MYRKSFEFWCCALLFFVSSTKPLQNFTIDNKQDNNLVVRYELHVNSTERNGNETIFNRHNLRKNFTMDYEDAQDVFRINFRSNSRKDVDWIQNEFLMHYVKYPEKRNRLPREIRANFTKVGNKNHINNENNNENYIVPYETCDNRTCIRLCCPLGNRYNLLLRNCTEESPKYVFSDVYKFWNETNMQTEYKKIDEMFQLIVQNPCPEPMKFVRINLNDDYWAYYKYVFFENGTLYLSYLGQFVESTSYCLAFLNHDEVIAITCTETLTKIMEERNNYTTTVLRPLMDDVLHKKIGFICVVVPFLCMLMLLLVYTILPELHNIHGFMLRQYSSIVSILYLNHLFLKIVKTSNLAYSICIASGLVGYFSSVACNFWLCVMSFDMWWTFRNFSSLKKKANQQENNRKKVLYSIFVWGISFFFVIICIIMDFVPSVPKSMIRPRFQLHTCWFRFGASDKLYNFVPKFSSNVISIILSIHTALKIMRYEKDTVNRLQGAESRCYNENKKWANLYLKLFIMLFIIIAMEIIMATVLDFWIRDYTNLTIFFIVLSIFILKSVKGIGIFILFVCKKTIIQMLLKRFRQNRRYRFKIFKRKGFYNFEHVSHNIEHMNSVEKYKILQNEGMDKEFVQ; encoded by the exons ATGTACCGTAAAAGTTTTGAATTTTGGTGTTGTGCACTTTTGTTCTTCGTTTCATCTACAAAACCTTTGcagaattttacaattgatAATAAGCAGGATAACAATTTGGTGGTGAGATACGAACTTCACGTGAATTCCACTGAGAGAAATGGCAACGAGACGATTTTCAATCGACATAATTTGCGTAAAAATTTCACCATGGATTACGAAGATGCTCAGGATGTGTTccgtattaattttagaagTAACAGTCGTAAAGATGTTGATTGGATTCAGAATGAATTTCTCATGCATTATGTGAAATATCCTGAGAAACGTAATCGATTGCCGAGGGAGATTCGAGCAAACTTTACAAAGGTCGGCAACAAAAATCAtatcaataatgaaaataacaatgaaaattacattgtcCCATATGAGACATGCGACAATAGAACCTGTATTCGCCTTTGTTGTCCTCTCGGCAATCGGTATAACTTATTACTTCGCAATTGCACTGAAGAAAGCcctaaatatgttttttcagatgtatataaattctgGAACGAAACAAACATGCAAActgaatataagaaaatagacGAAATGTTTCAATTGATTGTTCAGAATCCGTGCCCAGAACCTATGAAATTTGTACGCATCAATCTTAATGACGATTATTGGGCATATTACAAATACGTTTTTTTCGAAAACGGCACTCTATATCTTTCTTACCTTGGCCAATTCGTCGAATCAACATCCTATTGCCTAGCCTTTTTGAATCATGATGAGGTTATTGCAATTACTTGTACGGAgactttaacaaaaattatggaagaaagaaataattataccaCTACAGTCCTTCGACCGCTGATGGATGATGtgttacacaaaaaaattggTTTTATTTGCGTTGTAGTGCCTTTTCTATGTATGCTGATGTTACTCTTGGTTTACACTATACTACCAGAGCTTCATAATATACATGGTTTCATGTTGCGTCAATACAGCAGTATAGTGTCTATCCTTTACTTGAATCACCTCTTTCTAAAGATAGTCAAAACGAGTAATCTAGCATATTCCATCTGTATTGCAAGTG GTTTAGTTGGCTATTTCAGCTCTGTAGCATGTAATTTCTGGTTATGTGTAATGAGTTTCGATATGTGGTGGACATTTAG AAATTTCAGctcgttaaaaaagaaagcgaACCAACAAGAAAACAACAGAAAAAAAGTCCtatattctatctttgtttggggaatttccttctttttcgTTATTATCTGTATCATCATGGATTTCGTTCCTAGCGTGCCGAAAAGCATGATCAGACCGAGATTTCAGCTCCACACATGTTGGTTTCGAT ttgGTGCGTCGGATAAGTTATACAATTTCGTGCCCAAATTTAGTTCTAATGTTATTAGCATAATTTTATCCATTCATACAGCACTGAAGATCATGCGCTATGAGAAGGACACTGTTAATCGTCTTCAAGGTGCAGAGAGTCGATGTTATAATGAAAACAAGAAATG GGCCAATCTGTatctaaaattgtttataatgttatttattataatagccATGGAGATTATTATGGCGACAGTTTTGGATTTTTGGATTAGGGATTACactaatttaacaatatttttcattgtgttaagtatttttatactgAAATCAGTTAAAGGAATTGGTATTTTCATCTTATTTGTGTgtaagaaaacaattatacaaATGCTGTTAAAGCGTTTTCGTCAGAATCGCCGATATaggttcaaaatttttaaacgtaagggtttttacaattttgagcATGTAAGTCACAATATCGAACACATGAATTCtgtggaaaaatataaaatactgcaAAACGAAGGCATGGACAAAGAATTTGTCCAATGA